From a region of the Salvelinus namaycush isolate Seneca chromosome 40, SaNama_1.0, whole genome shotgun sequence genome:
- the LOC120033426 gene encoding oxysterol-binding protein-related protein 11-like isoform X1: MRGESSIVFSMCRARRRNKILTLSCNMTGIYAGGSSMGDHMENIDGYLMKYTNLVTGWQYRFFVLNNEAGLLEYFVNEQSRPQKPRGTLPLAGAVISPSDEDSHTFTVNAISGEQYKLRATDAKERQHWVSRLQICTQHHTEAMGKSNPPPKSRSYSMASQGSASSPLSQRRPSQLQNQNAASFFSMTQLHKGSSLYSSKRSLLPDHLLDAREMMTQAQGQHRDLIQTIEGLPPAVGPLSPLDQDLLMLKATSMATMNCLNDCLHILQLQQLARQRSSLGGPTIEWLEPKLPDILKNGGPLDSFSTEGGLLEGGLLELSATEPCSFSGEEIDGEDEVEDAFTEKEEELVAVEEERSVVLHLLSQLKLGMDLTRVVLPTFILEKRSLLEMYADFMSHPDLFVAITDGQGPEERMVRFVEYYLTSFHEGRKDAIAKKPYNPIIGESFHCSWKVPRSGEPAKDAPSLSSPPQGSPTTEGEDGSYQLRFVAEQVSHHPPVSGFYAECLERQMCVNTHVWTKSKFMGMSIGVSMIGEGCLYLLEHDEEYMFTLPCAYARSILTVPWVELGGKVNVNCTKSGYSAVITFQTKPFYGGKLHKVTAEVKHNATNAVVCRVQGEWNGVLEFSYQNGDTRMVDVTKLPVTKKRVRPNDKQGPTESRRLWQHVTESLRQKDIEKATEYKRILEERQRTEERHRTETETPWRTRYFESEGEGWMYHKPLWKTPTLKT; the protein is encoded by the exons ATGCGTGGAGAAAGTTCTATAGTTTTCTCGATGTGCAGAGCTCGGAGGAGAAACAAAATTCTCACTCTGTCATGCAACATGACTGGAATATATGCTGGCGGTAGCTCGATGGG TGACCACATGGAAAATATTGATGGTTACCTGATGAAATACACCAACCTGGTAACAGGATGGCAATATAG GTTCTTTGTCCTCAACAATGAGGCAGGGTTGTTGGAGTACTTTGTCAATGAGCAGTCCAGGCCCCAGAAACCTCGCGGGACACTCCCCTTGGCAGGGGCGGTCATATCCCCCAGCGACGAGGACTCCCACACCTTCACGGTCAATGCCATAAGTGGGGAACAATACAAGCTCCGAG CCACGGATGCCAAAGAGAGACAGCATTGGGTGAGCCGGCTGCAGATCTGCACGCAACACCACACTGAGGCCATGGGGAAG AGTAACCCTCCGCCCAAGTCTCGCAGCTACTCCATGGCGTCTCAGGGGAGCGCCAGCTCGCCCCTGTCCCAGCGCAGGCCTAGCCAGCTCCAGAACCAGAACGCTGCCTCCTTCTTCAGCATGACTCAGCTCCACAAGGGCTCCTCGCTGTACTCCTCCAAGAGGTCCCTGCTGCCCGACCATCTGCTTGACGCCAGAGAG ATGATGACCCAGGCCCAGGGCCAGCACCGAGACCTGATCCAGACCATCGAGGGCCTGCCCCCGGCCGTGGGCCCCCTCTCCCCGCTGGACCAGGACCTGCTGATGCTCAAGGCCACCTCCATGGCCACCATGAACTGCCTCAACGATTGCCTGCACATCCTGCAGCTGCAGCAGCTGGCCCGCCAGAGGAGCTCCCTGGGAG GGCCCACCATCGAGTGGCTGGAGCCCAAGCTGCCGGACATCCTGAAGAACGGCGGGCCCTTGGACAGCTTCAGCACCGAGGGAGGGCTGCTGGAGGGCGGCCTCCTGGAGCTGAGTGCCACGGAGCCCTGCAGTTTCTCTGGG GAGGAGATTGACGGGGAGGACGAGGTGGAGGACGCCTTCACGGAAAAGGAGGAGGAACTGGTGGCGGTGGAGGAGGAGCGCAGTGTCGTCCTACACCTGCTCTCGCAGCTCAAGCTGGGGATGGACCTCACGCGG GTGGTGCTGCCCACCTTCATCCTGGAGAAGCGCTCCTTGCTAGAGATGTACGCTGACTTCATGTCCCACCCGGACCTGTTCGTAGCCATCACAGACGGCCAAGGGCCCGAGGAGCGCATGGTGCGCTTCGTCGAGTACTACCTCACCTCCTTCCACGAAGGCCGCAAGGACGCCATCGCCAAGAAGCCCTACAACCCCATCATCGGCGAGAGCTTCCACTGCTCCTGGAAGGTGCCCAGGTCCGGGGAACCGGCCAAGGATGCcccctcgctctcctctcctccccagggAAGCCCCACCACCGAGGGGGAGGACGGCAGTTACCAGTTGCGCTTCGTGGCTGAGCaggtgtcccaccacccgcccgTGTCGGGCTTCTATGCCGAGTGCCTCGAGAGGCAGATGTGCGTCAACACCCACGTGTGGACCAAGAGCAAGTTCATGGGCATGTCCATCGGGGTGTCCATGATCGGGGAAG GCTGCCTGTACCTGCTGGAGCATGACGAGGAGTACATGTTCACGCTGCCCTGTGCCTACGCCCGCTCCATCCTTACCGTGCCCTGGGTGGAATTGGGGGGAAAGGTAAATGTGAACTGCACCAAGTCGGGATACTCCGCAGTCATCACCTTCCAGACCAAGCCCTTCTACGGAGGCAAACTGCACAA GGTGACGGCGGAGGTAAAGCACAACGCCACCAACGCCGTGGTGTGCCGCGTGCAGGGCGAGTGGAACGGCGTGCTGGAGTTCAGCTACCAGAATGGCGACACGCGCATGGTGGACGTCACCAAGCTGCCCGTCACCAAGAAGCGGGTGCGCCCCAACGACAAGCAAGGACCAACTGAATCAAG GCGCCTGTGGCAGCACGTGACTGAGTCGCTGCGTCAGAAGGACATTGAGAAGGCCACGGAGTACAAGAGGATcctggaggagagacagaggaccgAGGAGAGACACCGCACTGAGACCGAGACCCCATGGAGGACCAGATATTTTGAAAGCGAG GGCGAAGGCTGGATGTATCACAAACCACTGTGGAAAACACCCACTCTGAAAACTTAG
- the LOC120033426 gene encoding oxysterol-binding protein-related protein 11-like isoform X2 has product MTMQGETATAIRISDSEGKLDVFPQKGTPGSSGRGSSKGWQYSDHMENIDGYLMKYTNLVTGWQYRFFVLNNEAGLLEYFVNEQSRPQKPRGTLPLAGAVISPSDEDSHTFTVNAISGEQYKLRATDAKERQHWVSRLQICTQHHTEAMGKSNPPPKSRSYSMASQGSASSPLSQRRPSQLQNQNAASFFSMTQLHKGSSLYSSKRSLLPDHLLDAREMMTQAQGQHRDLIQTIEGLPPAVGPLSPLDQDLLMLKATSMATMNCLNDCLHILQLQQLARQRSSLGGPTIEWLEPKLPDILKNGGPLDSFSTEGGLLEGGLLELSATEPCSFSGEEIDGEDEVEDAFTEKEEELVAVEEERSVVLHLLSQLKLGMDLTRVVLPTFILEKRSLLEMYADFMSHPDLFVAITDGQGPEERMVRFVEYYLTSFHEGRKDAIAKKPYNPIIGESFHCSWKVPRSGEPAKDAPSLSSPPQGSPTTEGEDGSYQLRFVAEQVSHHPPVSGFYAECLERQMCVNTHVWTKSKFMGMSIGVSMIGEGCLYLLEHDEEYMFTLPCAYARSILTVPWVELGGKVNVNCTKSGYSAVITFQTKPFYGGKLHKVTAEVKHNATNAVVCRVQGEWNGVLEFSYQNGDTRMVDVTKLPVTKKRVRPNDKQGPTESRRLWQHVTESLRQKDIEKATEYKRILEERQRTEERHRTETETPWRTRYFESEGEGWMYHKPLWKTPTLKT; this is encoded by the exons ATGACTATGCAAGGGGAAACCGCCACGGCAATACGAATATCGGACAGTGAAGGGAAACTGGATGTCTTTCCCCAGAAAGGGACGCCTGGTAGTTCTGGGAGAGGGAGTTCTAAAGGCTGGCAGTACAG TGACCACATGGAAAATATTGATGGTTACCTGATGAAATACACCAACCTGGTAACAGGATGGCAATATAG GTTCTTTGTCCTCAACAATGAGGCAGGGTTGTTGGAGTACTTTGTCAATGAGCAGTCCAGGCCCCAGAAACCTCGCGGGACACTCCCCTTGGCAGGGGCGGTCATATCCCCCAGCGACGAGGACTCCCACACCTTCACGGTCAATGCCATAAGTGGGGAACAATACAAGCTCCGAG CCACGGATGCCAAAGAGAGACAGCATTGGGTGAGCCGGCTGCAGATCTGCACGCAACACCACACTGAGGCCATGGGGAAG AGTAACCCTCCGCCCAAGTCTCGCAGCTACTCCATGGCGTCTCAGGGGAGCGCCAGCTCGCCCCTGTCCCAGCGCAGGCCTAGCCAGCTCCAGAACCAGAACGCTGCCTCCTTCTTCAGCATGACTCAGCTCCACAAGGGCTCCTCGCTGTACTCCTCCAAGAGGTCCCTGCTGCCCGACCATCTGCTTGACGCCAGAGAG ATGATGACCCAGGCCCAGGGCCAGCACCGAGACCTGATCCAGACCATCGAGGGCCTGCCCCCGGCCGTGGGCCCCCTCTCCCCGCTGGACCAGGACCTGCTGATGCTCAAGGCCACCTCCATGGCCACCATGAACTGCCTCAACGATTGCCTGCACATCCTGCAGCTGCAGCAGCTGGCCCGCCAGAGGAGCTCCCTGGGAG GGCCCACCATCGAGTGGCTGGAGCCCAAGCTGCCGGACATCCTGAAGAACGGCGGGCCCTTGGACAGCTTCAGCACCGAGGGAGGGCTGCTGGAGGGCGGCCTCCTGGAGCTGAGTGCCACGGAGCCCTGCAGTTTCTCTGGG GAGGAGATTGACGGGGAGGACGAGGTGGAGGACGCCTTCACGGAAAAGGAGGAGGAACTGGTGGCGGTGGAGGAGGAGCGCAGTGTCGTCCTACACCTGCTCTCGCAGCTCAAGCTGGGGATGGACCTCACGCGG GTGGTGCTGCCCACCTTCATCCTGGAGAAGCGCTCCTTGCTAGAGATGTACGCTGACTTCATGTCCCACCCGGACCTGTTCGTAGCCATCACAGACGGCCAAGGGCCCGAGGAGCGCATGGTGCGCTTCGTCGAGTACTACCTCACCTCCTTCCACGAAGGCCGCAAGGACGCCATCGCCAAGAAGCCCTACAACCCCATCATCGGCGAGAGCTTCCACTGCTCCTGGAAGGTGCCCAGGTCCGGGGAACCGGCCAAGGATGCcccctcgctctcctctcctccccagggAAGCCCCACCACCGAGGGGGAGGACGGCAGTTACCAGTTGCGCTTCGTGGCTGAGCaggtgtcccaccacccgcccgTGTCGGGCTTCTATGCCGAGTGCCTCGAGAGGCAGATGTGCGTCAACACCCACGTGTGGACCAAGAGCAAGTTCATGGGCATGTCCATCGGGGTGTCCATGATCGGGGAAG GCTGCCTGTACCTGCTGGAGCATGACGAGGAGTACATGTTCACGCTGCCCTGTGCCTACGCCCGCTCCATCCTTACCGTGCCCTGGGTGGAATTGGGGGGAAAGGTAAATGTGAACTGCACCAAGTCGGGATACTCCGCAGTCATCACCTTCCAGACCAAGCCCTTCTACGGAGGCAAACTGCACAA GGTGACGGCGGAGGTAAAGCACAACGCCACCAACGCCGTGGTGTGCCGCGTGCAGGGCGAGTGGAACGGCGTGCTGGAGTTCAGCTACCAGAATGGCGACACGCGCATGGTGGACGTCACCAAGCTGCCCGTCACCAAGAAGCGGGTGCGCCCCAACGACAAGCAAGGACCAACTGAATCAAG GCGCCTGTGGCAGCACGTGACTGAGTCGCTGCGTCAGAAGGACATTGAGAAGGCCACGGAGTACAAGAGGATcctggaggagagacagaggaccgAGGAGAGACACCGCACTGAGACCGAGACCCCATGGAGGACCAGATATTTTGAAAGCGAG GGCGAAGGCTGGATGTATCACAAACCACTGTGGAAAACACCCACTCTGAAAACTTAG
- the LOC120033428 gene encoding glycerol-3-phosphate dehydrogenase 1-like protein: MPAKKVCIVGSGNWGSAIAKIVGHNAKGSNRFDPIVNMWVFEEMIDGKKLTEIINTEHENVKYLPGHKLPKNVVAVPEITEAVKGASILIFVIPHQFIGRLCDQMKPHITQGTIGISLIKGIDEGPEGLKLISDIIREKLEIEVSVLMGANIANEVADEKFCETTIGAKNEANGHIFKELLQTPNFRITVVQESDTVELCGALKNIVAVGAGFCDGLGFGDNTKAAVIRLGLMEMIAFTKLFCKGQVSSVTFLESCGVADLITTCYGGRNRKVAEAFAKTSKSIEELEAEMLNGQKLQGPQTSAEVFKILKKRDMINKFPLFASVYQICFEGKAVQEFITCLQSHPEHM, encoded by the exons ATGCCTGCTAAGAAAGTGTGCATCGTTGGATCTGGAAACTG GGGCTCAGCGATAGCCAAAATCGTCGGTCACAATGCAAAGGGATCCAACAGGTTTGACCCCATTGTCAACATGTGGGTGTTTGAAGAGATGATCGATGGCAAAAAGTTAACAGAAATCATCAACACAGAGCATGAGAACGTCAAATACCTACCGGGTCACAAGCTTCCCAAAAATGTG GTTGCTGTTCCAGAAATCACAGAAGCGGTGAAAGGGGCCAGCATACTGATCTTTGTCATTCCACATCAGTTCATTGGGAGGCTATGTGATCAGATGAAACCTCATATTACACAGGGAACCATTGGGATATCCCTCATCAAA GGCATCGATGAAGGCCCAGAGGGCTTGAAGCTCATCTCTGACATCATCCGTGAGAAACTGGAAATTGAGGTTAGCGTCCTGATGGGGGCCAACATTGCCAACGAAGTGGCTGATGAGAAGTTCTGTGAGACCACAATTG GAGCTAAGAACGAAGCAAACGGACATATCTTTAAAGAGCTGCTGCAGACTCCCAACTTCAGGATCACCGTGGTGCAGGAGAGTGACACAGTAGAACTCTGTGGGGCTCTCAAG AATATTGTAGCGGTGGGCGCTGGGTTCTGTGACGGTCTGGGCTTTGGGGACAACACCAAGGCTGCTGTGATCCGGCTGGGGCTGATGGAGATGATCGCCTTCACCAAGCTGTTCTGTAAGGGCCAGGTGTCCTCCGTGACCTTCCTGGAGAGCTGTGGGGTCGCCGACTTGATCACCACCTGCTACGGGGGGCGCAACCGCAAGGTGGCCGAGGCCTTCGCCAAGACGTCCAAG TCTATTGAAGAGCTAGAGGCTGAGATGCTCAATGGCCAGAAGCTGCAAGGCCCACAAACCTCGGCTGAGGTGTTCAAAATTCTCAAGAAGAGAGACATGATCAACAA GTTTCCGTTGTTTGCCTCTGTGTACCAGATCTGCTTTGAGGGCAAAGCTGTGCAGGAGTTTATCACATGTCTGCAGAGCCACCCTGAACATATGTGA
- the LOC120033426 gene encoding oxysterol-binding protein-related protein 11-like isoform X3 yields MRGESSIVFSMCRARRRNKILTLSCNMTGIYAGGSSMGDHMENIDGYLMKYTNLVTGWQYRFFVLNNEAGLLEYFVNEQSRPQKPRGTLPLAGAVISPSDEDSHTFTVNAISGEQYKLRATDAKERQHWVSRLQICTQHHTEAMGKSNPPPKSRSYSMASQGSASSPLSQRRPSQLQNQNAASFFSMTQLHKGSSLYSSKRSLLPDHLLDAREMMTQAQGQHRDLIQTIEGLPPAVGPLSPLDQDLLMLKATSMATMNCLNDCLHILQLQQLARQRSSLGGPTIEWLEPKLPDILKNGGPLDSFSTEGGLLEGGLLELSATEPCSFSGEEIDGEDEVEDAFTEKEEELVAVEEERSVVLHLLSQLKLGMDLTRVVLPTFILEKRSLLEMYADFMSHPDLFVAITDGQGPEERMVRFVEYYLTSFHEGRKDAIAKKPYNPIIGESFHCSWKVPRSGEPAKDAPSLSSPPQGSPTTEGEDGSYQLRFVAEQVSHHPPVSGFYAECLERQMCVNTHVWTKSKFMGMSIGVSMIGEGCLYLLEHDEEYMFTLPCAYARSILTVPWVELGGKVNVNCTKSGYSAVITFQTKPFYGGKLHNLRGEAVIG; encoded by the exons ATGCGTGGAGAAAGTTCTATAGTTTTCTCGATGTGCAGAGCTCGGAGGAGAAACAAAATTCTCACTCTGTCATGCAACATGACTGGAATATATGCTGGCGGTAGCTCGATGGG TGACCACATGGAAAATATTGATGGTTACCTGATGAAATACACCAACCTGGTAACAGGATGGCAATATAG GTTCTTTGTCCTCAACAATGAGGCAGGGTTGTTGGAGTACTTTGTCAATGAGCAGTCCAGGCCCCAGAAACCTCGCGGGACACTCCCCTTGGCAGGGGCGGTCATATCCCCCAGCGACGAGGACTCCCACACCTTCACGGTCAATGCCATAAGTGGGGAACAATACAAGCTCCGAG CCACGGATGCCAAAGAGAGACAGCATTGGGTGAGCCGGCTGCAGATCTGCACGCAACACCACACTGAGGCCATGGGGAAG AGTAACCCTCCGCCCAAGTCTCGCAGCTACTCCATGGCGTCTCAGGGGAGCGCCAGCTCGCCCCTGTCCCAGCGCAGGCCTAGCCAGCTCCAGAACCAGAACGCTGCCTCCTTCTTCAGCATGACTCAGCTCCACAAGGGCTCCTCGCTGTACTCCTCCAAGAGGTCCCTGCTGCCCGACCATCTGCTTGACGCCAGAGAG ATGATGACCCAGGCCCAGGGCCAGCACCGAGACCTGATCCAGACCATCGAGGGCCTGCCCCCGGCCGTGGGCCCCCTCTCCCCGCTGGACCAGGACCTGCTGATGCTCAAGGCCACCTCCATGGCCACCATGAACTGCCTCAACGATTGCCTGCACATCCTGCAGCTGCAGCAGCTGGCCCGCCAGAGGAGCTCCCTGGGAG GGCCCACCATCGAGTGGCTGGAGCCCAAGCTGCCGGACATCCTGAAGAACGGCGGGCCCTTGGACAGCTTCAGCACCGAGGGAGGGCTGCTGGAGGGCGGCCTCCTGGAGCTGAGTGCCACGGAGCCCTGCAGTTTCTCTGGG GAGGAGATTGACGGGGAGGACGAGGTGGAGGACGCCTTCACGGAAAAGGAGGAGGAACTGGTGGCGGTGGAGGAGGAGCGCAGTGTCGTCCTACACCTGCTCTCGCAGCTCAAGCTGGGGATGGACCTCACGCGG GTGGTGCTGCCCACCTTCATCCTGGAGAAGCGCTCCTTGCTAGAGATGTACGCTGACTTCATGTCCCACCCGGACCTGTTCGTAGCCATCACAGACGGCCAAGGGCCCGAGGAGCGCATGGTGCGCTTCGTCGAGTACTACCTCACCTCCTTCCACGAAGGCCGCAAGGACGCCATCGCCAAGAAGCCCTACAACCCCATCATCGGCGAGAGCTTCCACTGCTCCTGGAAGGTGCCCAGGTCCGGGGAACCGGCCAAGGATGCcccctcgctctcctctcctccccagggAAGCCCCACCACCGAGGGGGAGGACGGCAGTTACCAGTTGCGCTTCGTGGCTGAGCaggtgtcccaccacccgcccgTGTCGGGCTTCTATGCCGAGTGCCTCGAGAGGCAGATGTGCGTCAACACCCACGTGTGGACCAAGAGCAAGTTCATGGGCATGTCCATCGGGGTGTCCATGATCGGGGAAG GCTGCCTGTACCTGCTGGAGCATGACGAGGAGTACATGTTCACGCTGCCCTGTGCCTACGCCCGCTCCATCCTTACCGTGCCCTGGGTGGAATTGGGGGGAAAGGTAAATGTGAACTGCACCAAGTCGGGATACTCCGCAGTCATCACCTTCCAGACCAAGCCCTTCTACGGAGGCAAACTGCACAA TTTGCGTGGAGAGGCTGTGATTGGTTGA